From the genome of Streptosporangiales bacterium:
CGACATCCCGGCCACGCTCGAACGCCTGGAGACGCTGAACATCCCGGTCGTCGGCTACCGCACGACGAGGTACCCGGGGTTCTACGTCGCGGACTCCGGCCACGCGGTCGAGTACGCGGTCGACGGCCCCGAGGAGGCGGCGGCGATCGTCCGGGCGCGCAACGCGCTCGGCCTCCGCGCGGCCGTCCTCGTCGCCAACCCGGTGCCCGAGGAGCACCAGCTCGACCCCGCCGTGCACGACCGGGTCGTCGCCGAGGCGTGGGCGACCGCCGAGCGCGAGGGCGTCGTCGGGCACGACATCACCCCGTTCCTCCTCGACCACATCCTGGCGGCGACCGGCGGCACCAGTCTCGCCGTCAACATCGCGGTGTACCGCAACAACATCGCGGTCGGCGCCGCGATCGCCCTGGCGCTGGCCGGCTGAGGCGGCCCGTGTCGGAACGCGTGCTCGGGGTCCTCGGGGACCTCGTGGAGGACATCGTCGTCTGGCTCGCCGAGCCGTTGCGGGAGGCGACCGACACCCAGGTCGACCTGTACCGGACGCGGGGCGGCAGCGCGGCGAACGTCGCGATGTTCGCGGGAACCCGGCACCCGACGAGGTTCATCGGCTGCGTCGGTGACGACGCGGTCGGCGGCGCGCTGGCCGCCGAGCTCGCGTCGTACGGCGTCGACGTCCGGGTGCAACGACGCGGTACCACGGGCACCGTCGTCGTGCTCGTCGACGACCGCGGCGAGCGCACGATGCTCCCCCACCAGGGCGCGTCGGCGCTGCTCGCCGACGTCGACCAGCACTGGTACGACGACCTCGCGCACCTGCACGTGACGGCGTACTCGTTGGTGGCCCGGCCCGTCGGCGACACCGCGCTCGCCGCCGTCCGCCGGATGCACGCCCAGCACGCCACCGTCTCCGTCGACGTCTCGTCCACCGGCCTGCTGCGCCGCTACGGCCGGTCGTGGTTCCTTCAGGTGCTCGCCGGTGTGCGGCCGCGGTTCCTGTTCGCCAACCGCTCGGAGGCCGCGTTCCTCGAGCTCATGCGCGACCGGGCACTCGCCGAGACGGTCGTGGTGGTCAAGGACGGCGAGCACCCGACCACCGTCCTGGCACCGGGCGAGCCGCCGCTGCGGGTCGACGTCCCGCACGTGGACGACGTGCACGACCGCACGGGCGCCGGCGACGCGTTCGCCGCCGGCTTCCTCACCGCGTACCTGCGGGGCGCCGACCTGTCCGGGTGCGCCGAGGCCGCCCACGCCACGGCCGCCCGGGTGCTGCGGACACCCGGCGCGACTCTCGACCGCTGAACCTCGCCGCGGAGTTGTCAGTGGCAACGTGGCCATAGCGACGGGCTCGAGCTGCTCGTCATCGACACCCGCGCCGAGCACCGACTCGTCGACGGCGCGTACGCGGACCGGCGGATGTCCGTCGAGGAGGCGGCGCTCGCGCTCGGCGTACGGTCACTGCGCGACGTCACGTCCGCGGATCTCGGCAAGGCGCTCGACCAGCTCGACGGGCGGCTACGGCCGCGCACCAGGCACGTGGTGACGGAGAACGCACGCGTCGAGATCGCCGTCGACCTGATGCGCGGCGGCGACTACGCGGCCGTCGGGCAGCTCATGTACATGTCACACAGGTCACTGCGCGACGACTACGAGGTCTCCTGCCCCGAGCTCGACACGGCGGTCGACGCCGCGCTCGCCGCCGGCGCGTTGGGCGCCAGGATGACTGGCGCCGGGTTCGGCGGCTGCGCGATCGCACTCATCCGCGGCGGCACGCGCAAAAGCATCGAGAACGCCGTGACCAACGCGTACAGGGAACGCGAGTTCCGCGCGCCACGGTTCTTCACGGCGACCGCGAGCGCCGGCGCGCAACGGGTGCCCGTCTACCAGTGAAACGGCCGCTGCCCGCGACACCAGTGGCGACGCGGGCAGCACCATCGGGGAAGCGACAGCGAACCTGCGCGTCAGCCGGTGACGGGGAGGTTGGTGTGCACCGCGGACGGCACAGGCGCTGTCGGCGTCTCGGACTCGCTCGGCTCGGACTCGCTCGGCGAAGGTGACGGCTCCTCCGTCGGCTCCGACGGAGACTCGCTCGGCGTCGGCGTCGCGTCGAGGCACTTCACCCAGAAGACCTTGTGCTTGGCCGCACCATGCTCTCCCGTGAAGTTCCAGAACAGCTTGTAGTGGCCGTCGGGGAGCGTCATGTCCTCGGTGTGGCCCATCCCGTTCTCGTCGAGGGTGAGCATGCCGCTCTTCACGACCTCGCGGTTACCGGTGGGCGGCCACGACTTGATCTCCCAGGAGATCTCCTGAGAGGCGTCGAACTGGAACGCGGCGAGATAGAACTCACACACGTGCGGCTCGTTGCGGGGCTTGTCG
Proteins encoded in this window:
- a CDS encoding sugar kinase — translated: MLGVLGDLVEDIVVWLAEPLREATDTQVDLYRTRGGSAANVAMFAGTRHPTRFIGCVGDDAVGGALAAELASYGVDVRVQRRGTTGTVVVLVDDRGERTMLPHQGASALLADVDQHWYDDLAHLHVTAYSLVARPVGDTALAAVRRMHAQHATVSVDVSSTGLLRRYGRSWFLQVLAGVRPRFLFANRSEAAFLELMRDRALAETVVVVKDGEHPTTVLAPGEPPLRVDVPHVDDVHDRTGAGDAFAAGFLTAYLRGADLSGCAEAAHATAARVLRTPGATLDR